CATACACTACTTCAGGAATAGAAAATGAAGCAGCTATATGTACAAAGCTACCCGGATACAAAGCCTTTTTAGTTCGATATTCATTGGTTACTACATTAAACAATTCTAATCTCTCAAGATTATTATCAATGAAGTATTTTTTATATATTTCTTTTGGTGTCTTCATCATCTTACATTACCTACAACGGTATGGCTTGGCGAAAGTGGGATTTCTTAGCTCTTTCCCTCGCTAAACCTCAAAAAGTTTATTTTATGTTCAAATGTCTGTGTCAAAACGTTAAGCCCATTTTTGCTAAGCCAATGTTACCAGCATTCGCTTTTTAGTTCTAAAACGTTTGTTCTAAGGCAAAAGTACGATTTTTCTCTGTTAACTCTCTCTGTTCTGACGCAAAAACGGCTTGTACTTAAAAAGCCTGTGGACAAAATTACAGTTCTACGAATAAAATAGTTGTTCTATTTTGGTTTGAACAATAGCGTTGAATGTATGATTTCGTAATGGATTGTAGAACTCAAACCTATTAATTTACCACACAAAGTTGATGCAGGATATAATATTCAAAAACCTTCTAAGCCCTTATGAATTATACACATTGTTACCAGCTTTTATTTCATTTTCTATGTTAATTGCTTGACTTACTAAATATTCCCGTCCGTCTTCTTTGGCTAAATCGATGTATTTCATTGTTAAATCAGAACCAAATTCAAATAGAACTGTAAGAGCCATCATTCTTTGATATTCACTCATTGGGTCACTTTTTTTCCAATCCCAAGCTTTTTCGCAATACTCTTCTGTCAATCGTGATTTTAATTTCCCCAATGTCTTAATTGCCATTCTTGAAACATATTCGATATTCTGCAACAGGTACTTTTCCGTCAATGATTCTGCCTTTATTTGGTCATCAAGTTTATAAAGCAATTCTACAATTTGCCATTTAGCATCATTGCTATTAAAGCCCAAGCCTTTTTTAGCAATAAATTCAAATGTTGCTGGTTGTTCAGAAATTAGCTCGACTATAGAATTGCACTCATTGTCTCTTGCAATTATGTAAAGAATATTATTAATGTCTTCATCAGTCCAATTCGAATAATGACTGTCATTCAAAAAAGTCTCAAATTCAGTCCAGATAATTGTCCAGTCAGAATAGTCACATTCCCATTCTCCACCACGTTCGTCCTGAGGAATGTCAGAATAAGCGTCTGCCCATTTCTTAAATTTTTCTATTTCGTTAAAAATCTTCCTCATTTTTAATTACTGGTAACAGTTTTTTAGAACAGATAATGGTTTTAGAAACTGCTTGTTTTGAAAAAGCCTTTAGTCAAAACCACGTTTTTTTGAAAAAAACAGTTGTCTTTTTGGTCTGAACAGTTACTATTTGTTAGAACAAATAACAATTCTTCAGACTATTCTTGCTCTACGTTTTTCTGCGATTACTGGTAACTTGTATATAAACGCAACTGCGTTCAATTATTAAAAAAAACTTTCGTATATCCCTCCAAATAAAGAAATAGACGAATGTTACTTCTTCAAAGATAAATAATTTTTAGAAAATAAATAAACGCATTAAAATTTAATTCAATGCGTTTATTATACAAATTACACTTTTTTCATCCAACCAAAATGATTTTCAATTTCTGTTGAACAAATGCTTTTGAAACAATTAAAAAAAATCTTAGAAAACTGAATTTTTAAGGCTTTTTAATATTGCACCAATTTCTTTAATTTCTCAACAAAACGCTCATACGGCAAGAAATTTTTCTCTAATTCTGCACTAAATGGAACGGCTGTATCCAAACTTCCTTCACGCATAATTGGTGCATCAAGGTTTGTAAAGTGATGTTCCGCAATCCAAGCTGAAATTTCGCCACCAATTCCACCTGTTAGGCAGTCTTCGTGTAGAATAATTACTTTTCCTGTTTTCTTAACCGTTTCTGAAACAGCTTCTTTATCCCAAGGAAGTAATGTTCTTAAATCTAAAATTTCTAAAGAATAACTATCACCTAGCTCTTCGGCTGCTTTTCTAGCCCAATGAACTCCCATTCCGTAGGTAATGATACTTACATCTTCGCCTTCTGAAACTAGAGCAGCTTTTCCAATTGGAAGAGTATAATAATCATCATAAATATCTTCCGAAATAGCACGATAAAGAGCTTTATGTTCGAAGAAAATAACTGGGTTTGGATCTTCAATAGAAGCATTCAGAAGTCCTTTCGCATCATAAGGAGAAGATGGATAAACTACCTTTAATCCTGGGGTATGAGCAAACCACGCTTCATTTGATTGGGAATGAAAAGGACCCGCTGCCACACCTGCACCTGTTGGCATACGAACTACAACATCAGCATTTTGCCCCCAACGATAATGCGATTTAGCTAAATTATTAATGATTTGATTGAATCCACAGGTAACAAAATCGGCAAACTGCATTTCCATGACGGCTTTCCAACCACGAATAGAAAGTCCCAAACTTGCTCCTACAATAGCAGACTCACAAAGAGGTGTATTTCTGACACGTTGCTTTCCAAACTGCTCAACAAAACCATCTGTAATTTTGAAAACTCCTCCATAATCAGCTACATCTTGCCCCATAATTGTCATTTTTGGATAGCGTTCCATACTCTGACGCAATGAATCCGAAATAGCATCGATTAAGCGTTTTTGAGTTTGGCTACTACTGATTGGTGCAATAAGTTCCTGTTCGTGAGGTGCATACATATCTGCTACTTCATCTTCAGTATTTGGAACAACTTTAGGCAATTCTAAGGCTGTATCTAATGCATTTTTTATATTTTCAAAAAATTCTTCTCTTATTTCTTTTGTATTTTCTTCTGTCAGAATATTATTTTCTACTAAGAATTTTTCATAATTGGTAACTGGGTCTTTTTTCTCCCAAACTTCAAAAAGTTCTTTAGGAACATATTTTGTTCCTGATGCTTCTTCGTGTCCACGCATACGGAAAGTTATCATTTCTAATAAAACTGGATGTGGATTTTCACGCATCTCTTTAGCTAATGCCCTTACTGTTGAATAAACTTCTAAAATATTATTTCCATCTACCTGAACAGCTTTCATTCCATACCCAATTCCTTTATCGATAAATTGCTTACAACGAAACTGCTCATGACTTGGTGTAGAGAGTCCATACCCATTATTCTCTACAACAAAAATGGTAGGCAAATCCCAAACGGCTGCTACATTTAGAGCTTCATGAAAATCTCCTTGCGAAGTACCACCATCACCTGTAAAAGTAACTGTAATACGCTTTTTGTTTTCCAAAACATCAGCTAAAGCAATTCCATTGGCAACTGTCAATTGAGGACCTAAATGCGAAATCATTCCGACAATATGATGTTCATTTGTTCCAAAATGGAAAGACCTATCTCTCCCTTTGGTAAAACCTTCTTTTTTTCCTTGAAACTGAGCAAAAAGTTTTTCTAGTTCTATTTTACGAGACGTAAAAAGACCTAAATTTCTGTGAAGTGGTAACAAATATTCATCTGTTTGTATGGCTTCTGCAATCCCTACAGAAATGGCTTCTTGTCCATACCCTGAAAACCATTTTGAAATTTTGCCTTGGCGAAGCGCAATTAGCATTCTATCCTCAATCAAACGAGGTTTTAAGAGGGCTTTATAAATATGAATAAGCTGCTCATCAGAAATATCTGTTCTATCAAAAATCATTTCTTCTTCTGAATATGATTTTCTGATTTCTGTTTTTTCGTCTTGAGAAACAGTAGATTTTTCTTCTTCAATTTCTTGTTCGAAAATGGCTTCTGTTTTGATTTGTTCTTTGGTATCATTTACTGAATCTGTCAGTAACTCTACCTCAATTTCTTTTTTGTTTGTTGTGTGTTGTGGCGTTTGCATGTCTTCCTTTTCTATTGAATCTTGGTTTGAATCCTTTAAATAAGTATTTTCCAACAACTCAGTTTCCATTTCTAATTCTTGTTGAATAGAACTGATTTTGTCTTCTAAGGACAAAGATATATCATTTAATTCTGTTTCGCTTGTAGTTTTTGGACTTCGTTCTTTTTCTTTATTTTCTTCCAAATTATTTTTTTCTTTTTTAGCGAATCCATTCAAGTGAGTTTTTGGCTTTGGCAAATCTTCTGAAAACTCTATATTTTTGAAAAAGTCTGTTTCTGTATCTTCTAATTCAATTTCTAGTTCTATTTCTTCTTTTATTTGTTTTATTTTTTCTTCTTTTGGCTCATTTTGTTTGTGCAGATTTTCCAACTCTTCTCTAAGAGCATTCATTTCATCTTCTGAAAAAGCATCATTTCTATCTAAAGGACTAGCAAAATCATTTGAATTTTTCTTGTTTTTTATTTCCTCTTGTTTTTCTTCTTTTGGCTCTTCTTCTTCAAGAATCATATCCAAAGGATTATTTGCCTTTTTGGTAGGAGTAGTGTTGTGAGTTTCTATGATTTTGTTTTCTTTGTTTTCTTCCACCTTTTTTTCTGCTTTATTTTCTTCTACTTTATTTTCGTCAAAAAGCATATCTAAAGGACTAGATGTTTTTTTCTGAACAGTAGTTTTTTCTGTCTTAATTTCTTCTTCTTTTGGCTCTTCTTCTTCCAAAACCATATCCAAAGGGCTAAATGCTTTTTTCACAACAACTTTTTGATTCTCTTCTTGCTTTGCATCATTATCTTTATCTTTTTTTTCTTGCTCTTTTTTAGCTTTTGCTTCCTGTTCGGCTTTTAGTGCTAGTTCTAGTGGATTCATAGTCAGTTTTATTGAAAAGTGAGTTATTTGCTTGTGTTTCTTAGGACGGAAAAATAATTGACAATTTTATAAATTGACAATACATATTTTTTTTGGATACAATATTCATAGACAAAATTAAGTATAAAGTCACTCTAAATTTCAATGAATTTGTAGTCTATATTCTAAAATACGGATTTTTTTTGAAAAAAGTGTTTTGAAGGAGATAGATTTTCGATAAATATGCTTTAATACTATCTTTGATGGAATATTACAACGATAAAATTACAATCAAAATTTATTATTCTGATGTAAACTCGGAATTGAAAGCAACCTTTTTATTTGTTTATAGTCACTTTAAAAATGAACATTACTTAAATTAACCGTGATAACCTTTAATATTCCTTATTATTTACAAAAATGCCGTTGAGAGTATCGAAGGCAATCAAATAATAATCAAAGACAAGAAAATAGCAATCAGTAGAAAAAGACACAAGAAATTATTAATGAAGTAACTCAAAATAGTTTTTTGAAAAAGTAAAAATAAGGAAACTATTGGCTTTCAAGTACACTAAAAGCGAATCAAGATAGATTAAAATTTATTGAATTATTTTTCCGATACTTAATTCTTGGTCATTAGGTATTTTGTATTCTTTACATTTTTGCTTTATATTTTCGTATTCTTGAATAGAAATATCTATCCAATTTTGTGTTCCCAATAAATCATTAAAATAACGTTTATCTATATTTTTCAAGAAAAATGCTTTTACTTCAAAATAAGAGCCATAGAGTGTATCTTGAGTAATTGTATCTATAGTTTGGGTTTGTATAAACTGTTTTTCAAAATAGTGCATATAAATTGTATCCTTGCAAAAGATAATATGTTTAGGCTCTTGGTCTTTTTTACCCTTCCATATTATTTCATCCTCTTTTAGATTGATTTTATATTTAAAGCTTTGAGTTGTGCCATAATTATGTTTTGTAAGCAAACCTATATGAGTAGTT
This is a stretch of genomic DNA from Bernardetia sp. MNP-M8. It encodes these proteins:
- a CDS encoding dehydrogenase E1 component subunit alpha/beta, with product MIFDRTDISDEQLIHIYKALLKPRLIEDRMLIALRQGKISKWFSGYGQEAISVGIAEAIQTDEYLLPLHRNLGLFTSRKIELEKLFAQFQGKKEGFTKGRDRSFHFGTNEHHIVGMISHLGPQLTVANGIALADVLENKKRITVTFTGDGGTSQGDFHEALNVAAVWDLPTIFVVENNGYGLSTPSHEQFRCKQFIDKGIGYGMKAVQVDGNNILEVYSTVRALAKEMRENPHPVLLEMITFRMRGHEEASGTKYVPKELFEVWEKKDPVTNYEKFLVENNILTEENTKEIREEFFENIKNALDTALELPKVVPNTEDEVADMYAPHEQELIAPISSSQTQKRLIDAISDSLRQSMERYPKMTIMGQDVADYGGVFKITDGFVEQFGKQRVRNTPLCESAIVGASLGLSIRGWKAVMEMQFADFVTCGFNQIINNLAKSHYRWGQNADVVVRMPTGAGVAAGPFHSQSNEAWFAHTPGLKVVYPSSPYDAKGLLNASIEDPNPVIFFEHKALYRAISEDIYDDYYTLPIGKAALVSEGEDVSIITYGMGVHWARKAAEELGDSYSLEILDLRTLLPWDKEAVSETVKKTGKVIILHEDCLTGGIGGEISAWIAEHHFTNLDAPIMREGSLDTAVPFSAELEKNFLPYERFVEKLKKLVQY